GACAACGGCTTTCTCCTCACGCTGCGATCGGAGCGATCGCTACATTTCGTTCTTGACGCCGGTGCTGTTGGAAACCGTCGACGACTTGATGCCGGCGGCACGCAGCGCCAGGCCGCAGCCCGTGGTCTTGTTGCCCATGGTCTTCTGCTTCACCGACGTGATCTCGTTTTTCTGGACGCAGGAGCCGACCCCGATCGCGAGGCTCTTCATGAAGGCCCAGATGCCTTCGTTTTCCTGTTTGAAGGCAATGATCTCGTTCTTGGTGACGGGATAGGAGAAGTCGAAACCGGAGATCTTCCAGTCGAGCGGCCGGATCTGGATCCTGAGCCCCACCATGGCCGAGGTGTAGGCACCCGGCACGATCTTGGCCTGCATGCCCGACACGATCGAGTTCACGAAGCCCATGTTGAATTCGCGCTGCCGGGTGCCGGTGGTCGAGGCCTCCTTGTTGGTCACCTTCACGTTCCCGCCGGCATGGAGCTTCGTCATGTCGCCCGAGCTGATCAGGATCTTGTCCGACGCGTAGACGGTGAGCTGACCGGCCGCCGGCGCCTTGGCGCTGGCGGACGCCGCCACCGCGTTGATGGCCGTGCCCGATCCCTTCAGGAGTGCCGATTTGCCCTCGATCGTGGTGACCTCGCGAGGCGGCTGGTCGGGTGAATAGATGGTCTTGGTGGACTTTTCGCCCTCCAGCACGTCGATCGTCAGATGCTTGTCGGTCTCGGTGCCGAAATCGCCGATCAAGATGGTCGCGTCGCTCTTGAGCTGAAGGTCGATGGAGCCGTCGGCGTTGACCAGCCAGTTGCCCTTCGTGGTCACGAAGTCGCCGTCCGACGTGGAGAACGCCTCCTTGTACTGCTCGGGCTTCAGGCGCTCTTCCTTCGCCTGATAGGTGCCCAGACGGAGGTATGAGGCTCCGGGAGCGGTCGCGTCGGTCGAGGCGGTCCAGGCGGGCATGAGCGGTCCTCATGAGATCGATTTCGCGCCGGCTGGCTGCACCGGCAAGGACGGTCCGCAGGACCGCGCCGGGAGCCGCGGGTCGGTGATGCGTCAGTTGTTGTTCAGGGGGGCACTCTCGACATCGATGCCGCTGTTTTCGGAATCGGCGCCCGACTGCTGGGAGTCGATGCCGTTCGCTTCGATCTTCGCCGCGGAGTTCGAGTTTTTGACGCCCGTTGCCTCAGATTCCGCCGCCGAAATCGGAAGGAAGAGACCGATGCCGAATGCTTTCAGGCCGTGATTCTCGTTCTTGTAGGCCTGGCCGGACGCTTTGACGATGACGGACGAATTGTCGATCAGCGCATATTTGTGGTCGTAGATGCGCGGCTCCCAGCGCAGACCGGAAATATCGGTGTTGTTGGTCAGGTAGAGACCGGTCTTGCCGCCCAGGGTGAAGGTGGTCTGGGTCAGGTAGTAGGAGACGCCCTTCGCCGAGGTCGACCAGGTCAGGTTCTGGTTGACCACATAGACCAGGCGCTCGCAGGTGATCTCGATCCCGGTTTCCGCCTCGAGCGTCAGATCGCTCTCGGACTGCAGGTTGATGTCATTGTTGGAGGTCGACGGGGTCGAGCCGCCGCCGATGGATGCGGTCATCGCCCGGATGCTGGTCTGCCCGGCATCGCTCACGCCGATCGTGGCGTTTCCGAGAACGGTCATGCCGTTGCCGGCTTCCAGATAGGCGCCGCCGTCGGTGTTGGTGGTGATCTGGGCGCCGGTCATCAGATAAATGCCGTCGCCGGCCGGAACCGTCTTCTCAATGAGGTTGGCCTCGGAGGACTGATAGGCACCGAGCCGCATGTAGCCGAGCGGCGGATCGCCGGGGGCGGCCGCCGGTGCGCTATGAATGATGGCCGTATTGCCCACGCCCGTCTCTTTCGCCTTGGGCGCCGGCGGCGGGTTGCCGTGCCGCCGCGCCCGCGAGGCCGTCTCGGTAGCGCCCGCGTCCGCCGCCAGCGCCGGTCCAGGCGGCTCCTGTCCCAGATGTCAGTTCGAAAGCTTCACCTTGAACGGGTTGTAGCGCTCGGCCACCGCCCGGTGCTGGTCCGTTCCGAAGGTCGAGCCGGTGCTGCCTCCGGTGAACGTGGTGTCAGTATCCACCATGTGCATGAAGGTTTGATGGAACCTGGCGCTGCGGAACGACACGCCTTCCACGCGGGCGTTGGCGAAGTTGGCCTGGGTCAGGCTGGCGCGGTCGAAGGCGGCCGCGCGGGCATCGGATTCGTCGAACTGGGCGATGTTGAGCTGACAGTCGATGAACGAGGTGCGATGCAGGGTGGCGCCGGCGAAATTCGCCATGTCGAGCCGACTGCCGGTGAAATCGGCCTCCCGGAGATCGGCCCGGGTGAAGATCGTCTTGGATCCGTCGATGCCGGTGAGGTTCGCCTTGCGCAGCGAGCTCTCCAGAAAGATCGAATAGGCGAGATTGGCGCCGCGGAAGTCGACCCCGTCGAGCTGGGCCTGCATGATGGTGCAGTTCTCCAGGGTCTGGCCCGCGAAATTGTGGCCGCGGAGGTCGCCCTCGATCAGAAGCACCTGCTTGAACTGGGTGTTGGTCAGGTCGGCGCTGCGCAGGTCGGCTTCGGTCAGGAAGACGGTGTTCAGAAGCGTCGTCTTGAACGAGACGTCGGTGAGATCCGACTGGAGGATGGCGACGGTTTCCAGGCTCGCGGCCTCGAAACTCGCCCCGGTCAGCGGCGACTGGGCGAAGGCGCAGCGCAGCTGTTCGCTCTCGGTGAAATGGGCACGCTGCAGCGCGGTGGCGCCGGTCTGGCAGTCGGTCAGGACGGCGCCGGTGAAGTCGGCCTCTTCCGCCGCGCAGCTCAGAAGCGTGACCCGCGTCAGGGTCATGCCCGCAAAGCACGCCCGCGCCATGTCGCACATGGTGAACGAAGCCTCGTCGAGGGTCGTCCCGCGGAAGTCCACGCCGGTCAGGTCGCAGTCGACGAACTTGGCACGGGACAGGTCCGCCCCGGCAAAGTCGATCTCGGTCAGGTCCCGCGTGACGATCTGAAGGTCGTGCCCGAGATATTCGAGCAGTTCCTCAATCGACAGTTTCCGGCGCGCGAAAGGCGGTCTTGATGAGATGGGCATCGTGCAGATCCGTTCCTGTCAGCTTCGCCAGGGAGAAGTCGGCGCCGTAGGCGTTGGCCTTGCGCAGGCTCGCAAAAGAGAGGTTCGCCTTGCGCATCTGAGCCCCCAGGAGGTTGGCTCCGAAGAAGTCGCACTCGCGGTAGTCCGCGCGCATCATCAGGGTGTCGCGCAGGGTGGAGAGCCGGAAATCCGAGTGCCGGAAGTTCGACATCATCAGGTTGCAGTCGCGCATCTGCGCCCTGAGGAAACAGCTTTCGCTGAGATCGGCGGTGAACCAGCTCGTCTTGCGGGCATTGATGGCGGCGAAGCTCGCCTGCTGCATGGACGGCTCCCCGATGAAGCCCGTCTCCAGGAGCTGCGCCTCGTCGAAGACGGCGCGGTCGAGCGGGACCTTGATGAACCCGCATTTTTCGAACTCCGCCCCGTCGAAGCGCGCTTCGATGGCGCTGCCCTCGATGAAGACGGCCTTGACCATCTGCGCCCGCCGCGCGCTGGCCCGGTCGAAGGTGCAGCGCATGAAGGTGCATTCCGTCAGCTTGGCCCCGTCCAGGACCACACCGCAGAAATCCTGCTTGGCGACGGTCCAGCGCACCAGATCCGCGTTCTCCAGCCGGACCTCCTCCAGGGACGCCAGCATCAGATTGGGACTGACGATCCGGGCGCCTGCGAAGCTCGCGCCGTCCAGCTTCGCTGAGGCGAAGTTGACCTTTTCCATGACCGAACCGGAGAGGTTGGCGCCGCGCAGGTTGGCCCCGGTGAAGGCGGCTTCCGTTGCCGTGACGCCGGACAGGTTGGCGCCCTGCAAATTGGCGCCCTCCAGAAGGGTTCCGGTCAGGTCGGCGCCGGACAGGTCGGCGCCCGCGAGATCCGCTCCGGCGAGATCGCGGCCGGCCAGATTGCCGAGGCCGATCTCGGTGCGGACGAGGTCGCCGAGGCGTCTGGCCACCGCGGGAGACAACGGTGGCTGCGGCACGGCGGCCTCGAGCGCGATCAGCCGGCTCTTGCGCTTGCCGTCGATGACCATGGGTTCCATCAGGTCGAACATGGCCTCGAATTCCCGGACCATCTCGTCCGGCGAGGGGCGCTCGCGCTCCGCCGAAACAGACGCGATTTCCGACAGGAGCCGGTCGAAGCCTTCGCCGGGCGTGTCGCTCTTGAGGATCGGCAGCATTTCGGAGAGCTTGGATTCCGCTTCGCCCAGGCGCTGAGTGGCCTGATCGATCTCGTCCGGATCCATGCCGGACTGCCGCATCCGCTCCATCGCGTCGGCGATCTTGTCCTGCTCGAAGGTCTCCCGGGATTCCGCAAGCAGGCCTTCCAGGCCCGCCCCTTCCATCCGCTCCACGGCGTCGCGGATCTGGGACCGCGCGTCGTGCATGGGCCTGGCTTCGGGAAGATCGAGTGCCCGGGCCCGTGCCATGCGGAACTGCTCGTCCTCGTCGGCAAGGAAATTCGCCGGATCGTTGTAGGCCGCGCCGGAAAGAAGGCCCCGGGCCTGTTCCAGCCCGGCCTGAACCTTGGCCTGTTCCTCCTCGGAACGCTCGGCGAGCGACGGCATGTCCGCCACCAGCGATTCCAGGTCGGCGATCGCGGCGGTCCGGTCGATGTCGGGGGCGCTGACGTCGGAAAAGGCGCCGGCATATTTCGGGTCGGCCTGGATGTTCGGCACGATGTCGTAGAGTGAGGGGAGGCCCTTCAGGCCGTCCATCCCGCTCTTCTCGATCATGTCCTTGCGCAGGGCCTCCGCCTCCACGAGGACGGTGTCGGCGAACTTCTTCTGCTCCTCCAGATCGTCGAGGAGCTCAGCGAAGTCGGCCTCGCCGCGATCCAGTTCCTCCCGGGTCGGGATCGCCACCGGAGGGATCGGCGGCAACGGGATCTTCGGCACCAGCGAGAGCGGCAGGTCGTGCTGCTCGTACTGCTTGCGCATGGAGAATTCCTGAGCGGCGGAGAACGCCTCCATCCGCTTCTGGAAGTCGGCCAGCTTGCGCTGGCGCCGGGCTTCCTTGATCTCGGGATCGATCGCCGGGGAGAGCTGGTAGTCGGCGAGCAGATATTTGACCTTCTCGTCCGGATCCTTTCGGAGCCGGTAGACCTCGGCATAGTGGTCGTGGCTGCGCGGCTCCTCATCGAGGCGCTCGTAGGCGATCATGACATCCTTGACGTCGTCGCCCTCGATGTCCTCGATCCAGGTGGAGCCGCGAAAGGCGGCGAGGCCCTTGTTGACCGAGCCGAACACCCAGACGGTGTCGAGCTTCATGGTCAGTTCCTGCAGGCCGGCCGGCTCGGAGCTGCGATAGACGAAGGCGCGGCCGCGGATGCCCGGCAGGCGCGAGTGCACCTGCGGATGGGTGGACGACATCCCGGAGACGTAGATCTCCTCGTCTCCGCGAAAATATCCGTCGATCTGCTGGTCGTCGGGGGCGGTGAGGAAGTAGCGCGTGTCGAAGTCTTCCGGATA
The DNA window shown above is from Amorphus orientalis and carries:
- a CDS encoding pentapeptide repeat-containing protein, coding for MPISSRPPFARRKLSIEELLEYLGHDLQIVTRDLTEIDFAGADLSRAKFVDCDLTGVDFRGTTLDEASFTMCDMARACFAGMTLTRVTLLSCAAEEADFTGAVLTDCQTGATALQRAHFTESEQLRCAFAQSPLTGASFEAASLETVAILQSDLTDVSFKTTLLNTVFLTEADLRSADLTNTQFKQVLLIEGDLRGHNFAGQTLENCTIMQAQLDGVDFRGANLAYSIFLESSLRKANLTGIDGSKTIFTRADLREADFTGSRLDMANFAGATLHRTSFIDCQLNIAQFDESDARAAAFDRASLTQANFANARVEGVSFRSARFHQTFMHMVDTDTTFTGGSTGSTFGTDQHRAVAERYNPFKVKLSN
- a CDS encoding DUF2169 domain-containing protein, whose product is MPGYIKPMRLGVLTKCTPHEGGAIFTVTSLAFFDLLEPDYLLVEIGLWPTAADQLPPGSLLDFGTPKPNAEVIVAGSAIPPGGNPTGKLLVEARVGPISKKILAVGNRHWVRGDHGPVFTDPVPFTHIPIVPELAFGGEGFEANPVGRGIGSRGLYEAGYQAPLPNLEDPARPILTIDDTPPPAWFGPYGLDAPWRRKYMGTFDQRYMKTHFPGYPEDFDTRYFLTAPDDQQIDGYFRGDEEIYVSGMSSTHPQVHSRLPGIRGRAFVYRSSEPAGLQELTMKLDTVWVFGSVNKGLAAFRGSTWIEDIEGDDVKDVMIAYERLDEEPRSHDHYAEVYRLRKDPDEKVKYLLADYQLSPAIDPEIKEARRQRKLADFQKRMEAFSAAQEFSMRKQYEQHDLPLSLVPKIPLPPIPPVAIPTREELDRGEADFAELLDDLEEQKKFADTVLVEAEALRKDMIEKSGMDGLKGLPSLYDIVPNIQADPKYAGAFSDVSAPDIDRTAAIADLESLVADMPSLAERSEEEQAKVQAGLEQARGLLSGAAYNDPANFLADEDEQFRMARARALDLPEARPMHDARSQIRDAVERMEGAGLEGLLAESRETFEQDKIADAMERMRQSGMDPDEIDQATQRLGEAESKLSEMLPILKSDTPGEGFDRLLSEIASVSAERERPSPDEMVREFEAMFDLMEPMVIDGKRKSRLIALEAAVPQPPLSPAVARRLGDLVRTEIGLGNLAGRDLAGADLAGADLSGADLTGTLLEGANLQGANLSGVTATEAAFTGANLRGANLSGSVMEKVNFASAKLDGASFAGARIVSPNLMLASLEEVRLENADLVRWTVAKQDFCGVVLDGAKLTECTFMRCTFDRASARRAQMVKAVFIEGSAIEARFDGAEFEKCGFIKVPLDRAVFDEAQLLETGFIGEPSMQQASFAAINARKTSWFTADLSESCFLRAQMRDCNLMMSNFRHSDFRLSTLRDTLMMRADYRECDFFGANLLGAQMRKANLSFASLRKANAYGADFSLAKLTGTDLHDAHLIKTAFRAPETVD